A stretch of the Agromyces larvae genome encodes the following:
- a CDS encoding ATP-dependent Clp protease ATP-binding subunit, whose protein sequence is MQGAPSSQDEQKSALEQFGVDLTALAKAGKLDPVIGRDSEIRRVSQVLTRRTKNNPVLIGEPGVGKTAVVEGLAQRIVAGDVAESLKNKRLVSLDISALVAGAMYRGQFEERLKSVLKEIDEAEGEIITFVDELHLLMGAGGGEGSVAASNMLKPMLARGELHLIGATTLNEYREFIEKDAALERRFQQVYVGEPSVEDTIAILRGLRGRYEAHHGVTITDAALVAAASLSNRYISARQLPDKAIDLVDEAMSRLKMEIDSSPVEIDQLKREVDRMKLEELALKKEKDDASKERLAKLRETLVDKERELAALEARWSREKQGLNRVGELKKRLDEAITQRDLALRAGDYARASQLEYETIAQLGRDIAEAEQADASTGSATDEPRMVNEQVTEEDIAAVISAWTGIPVGRLLQGEMEKLLHLEAELGKRLIGQKAAVASVADAVRRSRAGLSDPNRPTGSFLFLGPTGVGKTELAKALAEFLFDDEHAMVRIDMSEYGEKFSVSRLVGAPPGYIGYEQGGQLTEAVRRRPYSVILLDEVEKAHPEVFDVLLQVLDDGRLTDGQGRTVDFRNVILILTSNLGSQYLIDPTLSWDEKEAAVQAAVRQSFKPEFVNRLDDIVVFSALSEEELAEIVNLYIDRLGRRLHERRLELGVTPDARAWLAERGYDPLYGARPLRRLMQKEIDDRLARALLSGEIHDGDAVVVGLAPDGESLTVTRGEAIARPDASEASDAPDDDVIDAEIVE, encoded by the coding sequence ATGCAGGGCGCGCCGAGCTCGCAGGACGAGCAGAAGTCGGCGCTGGAACAGTTCGGCGTCGACCTCACCGCGCTCGCGAAGGCCGGCAAACTCGACCCGGTGATCGGCCGCGACTCCGAGATCCGCCGCGTCAGCCAGGTGCTCACCCGGCGCACCAAGAACAACCCCGTGCTCATCGGCGAGCCCGGCGTCGGCAAGACCGCGGTCGTCGAGGGGCTCGCGCAGCGCATCGTCGCGGGCGACGTCGCCGAGAGCCTGAAGAACAAGCGGCTCGTCTCGCTCGACATCTCCGCGCTCGTCGCGGGCGCCATGTACCGCGGTCAGTTCGAAGAGCGGCTGAAGAGCGTGCTCAAAGAGATCGACGAGGCCGAGGGCGAGATCATCACCTTCGTCGACGAGCTGCACCTGCTGATGGGCGCCGGCGGCGGTGAGGGATCGGTCGCGGCATCCAACATGCTGAAGCCCATGCTCGCCCGCGGCGAGCTGCACCTCATCGGCGCGACCACGCTCAACGAGTACCGCGAGTTCATCGAGAAGGATGCGGCGCTCGAGCGCCGCTTCCAGCAGGTGTACGTCGGCGAGCCCAGCGTCGAAGACACCATCGCGATCCTGCGCGGCCTGCGCGGCCGGTACGAGGCGCACCACGGCGTCACGATCACCGACGCCGCGCTCGTCGCCGCGGCCTCCCTCTCGAACCGGTACATCTCGGCGCGCCAGCTGCCCGACAAGGCCATCGACCTCGTCGACGAGGCGATGAGCCGCCTCAAGATGGAGATCGACTCGAGCCCCGTCGAGATCGACCAGCTGAAGCGCGAGGTCGACCGCATGAAGCTCGAAGAGCTCGCCCTGAAGAAAGAGAAGGATGACGCGTCGAAAGAGCGGCTCGCGAAGCTGCGCGAGACCCTCGTCGACAAGGAGCGCGAGCTCGCGGCCCTCGAAGCGCGGTGGAGCCGCGAGAAGCAGGGCCTCAACCGGGTCGGCGAGCTGAAGAAGCGGCTCGACGAGGCGATCACCCAGCGCGACCTCGCGCTGCGCGCCGGCGACTACGCGCGGGCGTCGCAACTCGAGTACGAGACGATCGCCCAGCTCGGGCGCGACATCGCCGAGGCCGAGCAGGCGGATGCTTCGACGGGCTCAGCGACCGATGAGCCCCGCATGGTCAACGAGCAGGTGACCGAGGAGGACATCGCCGCGGTCATCTCGGCGTGGACCGGCATCCCCGTCGGCCGCCTGCTGCAGGGCGAGATGGAGAAGCTGCTGCACCTCGAGGCCGAGCTCGGCAAGCGGCTCATCGGGCAGAAGGCGGCCGTGGCATCCGTCGCCGATGCCGTACGCCGCTCGCGCGCCGGGCTCAGCGACCCCAATCGTCCGACCGGGTCGTTCCTGTTCCTCGGCCCGACCGGTGTCGGCAAGACCGAGCTGGCGAAGGCGCTCGCCGAGTTCCTGTTCGACGACGAGCACGCGATGGTGCGCATCGACATGAGCGAGTACGGCGAGAAGTTCTCGGTCTCACGGCTCGTCGGCGCCCCTCCCGGGTACATCGGGTACGAGCAGGGCGGCCAGCTCACCGAGGCGGTGCGTCGGCGGCCGTACAGCGTGATCCTGCTCGACGAGGTCGAGAAGGCGCACCCCGAGGTGTTCGACGTGCTGCTGCAGGTGCTCGACGACGGCCGCCTCACCGACGGGCAGGGCCGCACGGTCGACTTCCGCAACGTCATCCTCATCCTCACGTCGAACCTCGGGTCGCAGTACCTCATCGACCCCACCCTCTCGTGGGATGAGAAGGAGGCGGCGGTGCAGGCCGCCGTGCGCCAGTCGTTCAAGCCCGAGTTCGTGAACCGGCTCGACGACATCGTCGTGTTCAGCGCGCTCTCGGAGGAGGAGCTCGCCGAGATCGTGAACCTCTACATCGACCGGCTCGGGCGGCGGCTGCACGAGCGCCGGCTCGAGCTCGGGGTCACGCCCGACGCGCGCGCCTGGCTCGCCGAACGCGGCTACGACCCGCTGTACGGCGCACGCCCGCTGCGCCGGCTCATGCAGAAGGAGATCGACGACCGGTTGGCACGGGCGCTGCTCTCGGGTGAGATCCACGACGGCGACGCGGTCGTCGTCGGGCTCGCGCCCGACGGGGAGTCGCTCACCGTCACGCGCGGTGAGGCGATCGCGCGGCCGGATGCCTCGGAGGCGTCGGATGCCCCGGATGACGACGTGATCGACGCCGAGATCGTGGAGTAG
- a CDS encoding LLM class flavin-dependent oxidoreductase produces the protein MRRFGTLSFGHYGPIGAGRHLSAADSMLQAVELAQGMDELGVNGAYFRVHHFARQQSSPMPLLAAIAARTEHIEVGTGVIDMRYENPLHLAEEAAAVDLLSGGRLALGVSRGSPESVVRGYEAFGYTGSEDPRGADIARDHFARFLQAIEGEGLAERDAASPFGGGTGMQRIEPYSEGLRSRVWWGAGNRDSAEWAGRTGVNLMSSTLLTEDRGIPFDELQAQQIEAFRAAWREAGHPGEPRVSVSRSIFPITTAEDELYFGGRQDGDGVGVIDGIRSTFGKTYAGTPDRLVDQLQRDAAIQAADTLMLTIPSQLGVEFNLRLVTAFAEHVAPSLGWESTRD, from the coding sequence GTGCGACGCTTCGGGACTCTCTCCTTCGGCCACTACGGACCCATCGGCGCCGGGCGCCATCTCTCCGCCGCCGACTCGATGCTGCAGGCGGTCGAGCTCGCGCAGGGCATGGACGAGCTCGGCGTGAACGGCGCGTACTTCCGCGTGCACCACTTCGCCCGCCAGCAGTCGTCGCCGATGCCGCTGCTCGCCGCGATCGCCGCGCGCACCGAGCACATCGAGGTCGGCACCGGCGTCATCGACATGCGGTACGAGAACCCGCTGCACCTCGCCGAGGAGGCGGCCGCGGTCGACCTCCTCTCGGGCGGCCGGCTCGCGCTGGGCGTGAGCCGCGGGTCACCCGAGAGCGTCGTGCGCGGATACGAGGCGTTCGGCTACACGGGCTCCGAAGACCCGCGCGGCGCCGACATCGCCCGCGACCACTTCGCGAGGTTCCTGCAGGCGATCGAGGGCGAAGGGCTCGCCGAGCGGGATGCCGCGTCGCCGTTCGGCGGGGGCACGGGCATGCAGCGCATCGAGCCCTACTCCGAAGGGCTGCGCTCGCGGGTGTGGTGGGGCGCCGGCAACCGCGACTCCGCCGAGTGGGCGGGCCGGACGGGCGTCAACCTCATGTCGTCGACGCTGCTCACCGAAGATCGCGGCATCCCGTTCGACGAACTGCAAGCTCAGCAGATCGAGGCGTTCCGTGCCGCGTGGCGCGAAGCGGGGCATCCGGGCGAGCCCCGCGTGTCGGTGAGCCGCTCGATCTTCCCGATCACGACGGCCGAGGACGAGCTGTACTTCGGCGGTCGCCAGGACGGCGACGGCGTCGGCGTGATCGACGGCATCCGCTCGACGTTCGGCAAGACCTACGCGGGCACGCCCGACCGGCTGGTCGACCAGTTGCAGCGGGATGCCGCGATCCAGGCGGCCGACACGCTCATGCTCACCATCCCGAG
- a CDS encoding peptidoglycan-binding domain-containing protein, with the protein MNLVKKTFSVLGGVALAATLAVAPVSPAAAATDCVDNVYKYGGYSSCVGDIQKILNLAHSVQGSYRLKVDNSFGANTRNSVKWFQSSKGLTADGVVGPKTWQALCAHKFGYGTAAFLKSAYAAQDHAGC; encoded by the coding sequence GTGAATCTCGTAAAGAAGACCTTCTCGGTGCTCGGCGGCGTCGCCCTCGCGGCAACCCTCGCCGTAGCACCGGTCAGCCCTGCCGCCGCGGCGACGGATTGCGTCGACAACGTCTACAAGTACGGCGGATACTCCAGCTGTGTCGGCGACATCCAGAAGATCCTGAACCTGGCGCACTCGGTCCAGGGCAGCTACCGCCTGAAGGTCGACAACTCCTTCGGCGCCAACACCCGCAACTCCGTCAAGTGGTTCCAGTCGTCGAAGGGGCTCACCGCCGACGGCGTCGTCGGCCCGAAGACCTGGCAGGCGCTCTGCGCACACAAGTTCGGCTACGGCACGGCGGCATTCCTCAAGTCGGCATACGCCGCGCAGGACCACGCCGGCTGCTGA